In Streptomyces paludis, the genomic stretch CGCTGACACGCCTTGCCGCCGGAGCCCGGGAGCGGCACTTTGAAACACGCCCTAGCTCCCGGGCTCCGGTACGTACGCCACCGGGTCGGCCAGCACCGCGCGGACGACCAGGGCCGCGCCTCCCCGGGCCGCGTCGCCGGCCGAGGAGGAGGCGCGCAGCCGGCCGCTGCCGGGCGGCCAGAGCCCCGACACCACCCGGGCCGTCAGCTCCCGGTCCACGGCGGGGGAGAGCCGGTCCATCAGCTCCCGGTAGATCCCGCCCAGCACCACCGCGTCCGGGTCGAGCAGGTTCACCGCGCCGGACAGCACCCGGCCGAGCATCGTCCCGGCCCCCTCGACCGCCGCCACCGCCCGCGGGTCCCGGGCGCCCGCCCGGCGGGCCAGCTCGGCCAGCCCCGGCGCGCCCGCGTTCTCGTCGATACCGGCCGCCCGCAGCAGCGCGGACTGGCCCGCGTACTGCTCCAGACAGCCCCGGGAGCCGCACCGGCAGCGCGGTCCCGCCGCGTCGGCGACCACATGGCCGATCTCGCCGGCGAAGCCGTGCGCGCCGCGCAGCAGTTCGCCGTCGAGCACCAGCGCGCCGCCCACCCCGACCTCGCCGGTCAGATAGAGGAACGTACGGACCGGACCCAGCCCGCCGAACCACAGCTCCGCCAGCGCCGCCAGATTGGCCTCGTTCTCCGCGCGCACCGGCAGCGCGGGCGCGGCCGGCCGCAGCCCGGCGAGCGCCCGGCCGAACAGCTCCT encodes the following:
- a CDS encoding ROK family transcriptional regulator encodes the protein MNTTHTSLGPKAGKETVRRHNLSLVLRAVRDEGEATRAGVAARVGLTRAAVSSLVEQLLESGFLSESGKTFSGQAGRPGTVLKVTRSGPAGIGVEINIDYVSVCVVDLAGTDRVRLTEHLDNRGALPAEVLARGARIAARTLESAAEQELYPVGAQLALPGLVSGGTVRQAPNLGWNGVPAEELFGRALAGLRPAAPALPVRAENEANLAALAELWFGGLGPVRTFLYLTGEVGVGGALVLDGELLRGAHGFAGEIGHVVADAAGPRCRCGSRGCLEQYAGQSALLRAAGIDENAGAPGLAELARRAGARDPRAVAAVEGAGTMLGRVLSGAVNLLDPDAVVLGGIYRELMDRLSPAVDRELTARVVSGLWPPGSGRLRASSSAGDAARGGAALVVRAVLADPVAYVPEPGS